One segment of Methylotuvimicrobium sp. KM2 DNA contains the following:
- a CDS encoding RNA polymerase factor sigma-54 gives MKQSLQLRLGQQLTMTPQLQQAIKLLQLSTLDLQQEIQNALESNMMLEVADEEATGIVDRESLDKKTDYSDQATSEGSQTDIPEDLPIDTSWEDVFDNAQAAISGAGESVEFESQRSKSETLLDHLLWQLDVAHFSDRDREIAETIIDSINEDGYLVSSLEDIFQGLLEQVDDLEFDEVEAVLHQVQNFDPPGVAARDLSDCLLLQLQQLSDDTPYKKEAVDLVSRYLGLLASQDQAKLMRKLGLTEYQLNRVIALIRTLDPKPGTRIENTDSEYVIPDVYVVKVNGQWQVELNPDIAPKLRINPFYSSMIKRADSSKDNSCMKDHLQEARWFIKSLHSRNETLLRVARCIVGKQQDFLEHGSISMKPMVLRDVAEELQLHESTISRVTTQKYMHTPNGIVEFKYFFSSHVSTATGGECSSTAIRALIKELVENENQTKPLSDSKIADLLKEKGINVARRTIAKYREAMNIASSSQRKRLL, from the coding sequence ATGAAACAGTCACTTCAACTCCGTCTCGGTCAGCAGCTTACGATGACCCCCCAGTTGCAGCAAGCGATAAAGCTGCTGCAATTGTCGACGCTCGATTTGCAGCAAGAAATCCAAAACGCGCTGGAATCGAATATGATGTTGGAAGTCGCCGATGAGGAGGCTACAGGCATTGTCGATCGCGAGTCCTTGGACAAAAAGACCGATTATTCCGACCAGGCAACGAGTGAAGGTTCGCAAACCGACATACCCGAGGATTTGCCTATCGATACATCGTGGGAAGATGTTTTTGACAATGCCCAGGCCGCGATTAGCGGGGCGGGCGAATCAGTGGAGTTCGAAAGCCAACGCAGTAAGTCGGAAACATTATTGGATCATTTGTTGTGGCAATTGGACGTGGCGCATTTTTCCGACCGAGATCGCGAGATTGCGGAGACGATCATAGATTCGATCAATGAAGACGGTTACTTAGTCAGTTCCTTGGAAGATATTTTCCAAGGGTTATTGGAGCAAGTGGACGATCTCGAGTTTGATGAGGTTGAGGCAGTGTTGCATCAAGTGCAAAATTTCGATCCTCCCGGTGTTGCCGCCAGGGATTTGAGCGATTGCCTCTTGTTACAATTACAGCAATTATCCGACGATACCCCTTATAAGAAAGAAGCGGTAGATCTGGTAAGTCGCTATCTAGGTTTATTGGCGTCTCAAGATCAGGCTAAATTGATGCGCAAGTTGGGGTTAACCGAGTACCAACTGAATAGAGTTATTGCGTTAATTAGGACACTGGATCCAAAGCCAGGGACGAGAATTGAAAATACCGACTCTGAATATGTGATTCCCGATGTTTATGTGGTCAAGGTAAATGGTCAGTGGCAAGTCGAACTCAATCCCGATATCGCGCCGAAGCTCAGAATCAATCCGTTTTATTCGAGCATGATCAAGCGCGCGGATAGCAGCAAGGATAATTCCTGCATGAAGGATCATCTACAGGAAGCTCGTTGGTTTATCAAGAGTTTGCATAGTCGAAACGAAACTTTGTTACGGGTGGCGCGCTGTATTGTTGGAAAGCAGCAGGATTTTTTGGAGCACGGTTCCATTTCGATGAAACCGATGGTCCTTCGCGATGTCGCAGAAGAGTTGCAATTGCATGAGTCGACGATATCGCGCGTGACCACGCAAAAATACATGCATACGCCGAACGGCATCGTCGAATTTAAATATTTTTTCTCCAGTCATGTATCGACTGCGACGGGCGGCGAGTGTTCTTCTACGGCTATTCGGGCGCTGATTAAGGAGTTGGTCGAGAACGAAAATCAAACAAAACCGCTCAGTGATAGTAAAATAGCCGATCTGTTAAAAGAAAAAGGCATCAATGTCGCAAGAAGAACGATTGCCAAATATCGTGAGGCGATGAATATTGCTTCATCCAGTCAACGTAAGCGTCTTTTATAA
- the raiA gene encoding ribosome-associated translation inhibitor RaiA produces MQISVSGHHIEVTESLKTFVESKFEKLERHFDHVTDVHVVLTVEKLNQKAEATVQISGAKLFAEDTQEDMYVAIDKLVDKLDRQIIKHKEKTGSHR; encoded by the coding sequence ATGCAAATCAGTGTATCCGGCCACCACATCGAAGTAACGGAATCGTTAAAAACGTTTGTCGAGTCGAAGTTTGAAAAACTCGAGCGTCATTTTGATCATGTTACCGATGTGCACGTCGTTTTGACGGTCGAAAAACTGAATCAAAAAGCGGAGGCGACAGTTCAAATCAGCGGTGCCAAATTATTCGCCGAGGATACTCAGGAAGATATGTATGTTGCTATCGATAAATTAGTTGATAAATTAGATCGTCAAATCATTAAGCATAAAGAGAAAACCGGCAGTCATCGCTAG
- the rapZ gene encoding RNase adapter RapZ has product MKLLIVSGLSGSGKSIALTTLEDCGFYCIDNLPVTLLEDFINDVMLADRKTYEKTAIGIDARNQSDSLLNFASIIKLIRSKKIECEVMFMQAEEAVLLKRYSETRRRHPLTDYNLPLKEALVIEKEILKPIERLADFVIDTSRTHYHQLRDLIRDQVGERNARHISIQFQSFGFKHGVPLDADFIFDVRCLPNPYWVPELRGLTGKDQAIIEFLGREPNVLEYLQDISTFLERWIPRFEEEGRSYLTIAIGCTGGQHRSVYLADLLAKQYKSQSLNIIIRHRELH; this is encoded by the coding sequence ATGAAATTGCTTATCGTCAGCGGGCTTTCCGGGTCCGGCAAAAGTATTGCTTTAACCACGCTGGAGGATTGCGGGTTTTATTGTATCGATAACTTGCCGGTGACCTTGCTTGAGGACTTTATCAATGATGTCATGTTGGCCGATCGGAAAACCTATGAAAAAACGGCGATCGGCATCGATGCTCGTAATCAAAGCGATAGTCTGTTGAATTTTGCCAGCATCATTAAGTTGATCCGATCAAAGAAGATCGAATGCGAGGTGATGTTCATGCAGGCCGAAGAGGCGGTATTGTTAAAACGGTACAGTGAAACTCGCCGCAGGCACCCTTTGACAGACTATAATTTGCCGCTAAAAGAGGCCTTGGTTATCGAAAAAGAAATTCTCAAGCCGATAGAGCGGCTCGCGGATTTTGTGATCGATACCAGTCGCACGCATTATCATCAGTTGCGCGATCTAATCAGGGATCAGGTCGGCGAGCGCAATGCTCGTCATATTTCCATTCAATTTCAGTCTTTCGGTTTCAAGCATGGGGTTCCGCTCGATGCCGATTTTATTTTCGACGTTAGATGTCTGCCCAATCCTTATTGGGTGCCGGAATTGAGGGGGCTGACCGGTAAGGATCAAGCGATAATCGAATTTCTTGGCCGAGAACCTAATGTGTTGGAATATTTACAAGACATTAGCACTTTTCTCGAGCGTTGGATTCCTCGCTTCGAAGAAGAGGGGCGCAGTTATCTTACTATCGCTATCGGATGTACCGGAGGGCAGCATCGTTCGGTATATTTGGCCGATTTATTGGCCAAACAATACAAATCTCAGTCGCTCAATATCATTATTCGGCATAGGGAACTGCATTGA
- a CDS encoding winged helix-turn-helix domain-containing protein — MTDTIGQSAGKIWQFLNDNGATSVSKISTETGLNKNDVQRALGWLAREDKISIELKNGRTESISLIE, encoded by the coding sequence ATGACTGATACGATTGGACAATCCGCTGGAAAAATCTGGCAATTCTTGAATGATAACGGCGCGACCAGCGTCAGCAAAATCTCGACCGAAACCGGGCTGAATAAGAATGATGTTCAGCGCGCGCTCGGCTGGCTTGCCAGAGAAGATAAAATCAGCATAGAACTTAAAAACGGGCGCACCGAAAGCATTTCACTCATTGAATAA
- the minE gene encoding cell division topological specificity factor MinE — protein sequence MSLLDYFRTTKPSSASIAKERLQILVAHERSSKTQPSYLPQLQKELLEVIRKYVNVEQDAISVNFEQDDDQEILELNIVLPDEHDKVS from the coding sequence ATGAGTTTACTGGATTACTTTAGAACGACTAAGCCAAGCTCGGCATCCATTGCCAAGGAAAGATTGCAAATTTTGGTGGCGCACGAACGCTCCTCAAAAACGCAACCCTCTTATCTCCCACAGTTACAAAAGGAACTTCTCGAAGTGATTCGAAAGTATGTCAACGTCGAGCAAGATGCAATATCGGTTAATTTCGAACAAGACGACGATCAGGAAATTCTCGAACTCAATATTGTGCTGCCCGACGAACACGACAAGGTTTCTTAA
- the minD gene encoding septum site-determining protein MinD, producing the protein MARIIVVTSGKGGVGKTTTSAAIAMGLAKKGHKTAVIDFDVGLRNLDLVMGCERRVVYDLVNVINGEATLNQALIRDKRCNQLYILPASQTRDKDALTIEGVGKVLEELAKDFKYVVCDSPAGIEKGATLAMYFADDAFVVTNPEVSSVRDSDRMLGILASKSKRAENNEEPIKEYLLLTRYSPDRVKLGEMLSVEDVQEILSLHLLGVIPESKSVLNASNSGIPVILDEKSDAGQAYEDVVARYLGEDRPHRFIDEEKKGLFGKLFRSK; encoded by the coding sequence TTGGCTAGAATCATCGTCGTAACATCCGGAAAAGGCGGAGTTGGAAAGACAACAACCAGTGCGGCCATCGCTATGGGACTCGCTAAAAAAGGACATAAAACTGCGGTTATCGATTTCGACGTAGGCTTAAGAAACCTCGACTTAGTGATGGGCTGCGAGCGCCGCGTCGTCTATGATTTAGTCAATGTCATCAATGGCGAGGCAACGCTGAATCAGGCATTGATTCGCGACAAGCGTTGCAATCAACTCTATATATTACCGGCTTCCCAAACTCGCGACAAAGACGCCTTAACCATCGAAGGCGTCGGCAAGGTTCTCGAAGAACTCGCCAAGGATTTCAAATATGTCGTTTGCGACTCGCCAGCCGGCATCGAAAAAGGCGCCACCCTTGCGATGTACTTCGCCGATGATGCCTTCGTCGTAACAAACCCGGAAGTTTCATCGGTCCGCGACTCAGACCGCATGCTCGGCATTTTGGCCAGCAAATCGAAACGCGCCGAAAACAACGAAGAGCCTATCAAAGAATATTTATTACTGACACGTTATTCTCCCGATCGCGTAAAATTAGGCGAAATGCTCAGCGTCGAAGACGTACAAGAAATCCTGTCCCTGCATTTATTAGGCGTCATACCGGAATCCAAGTCGGTACTCAATGCATCAAACTCGGGCATTCCAGTCATTTTGGACGAAAAAAGCGATGCCGGCCAAGCCTATGAGGATGTAGTTGCCCGTTACTTAGGTGAAGACAGGCCGCACCGCTTTATCGATGAAGAAAAAAAGGGCCTTTTTGGAAAGCTGTTCAGGAGTAAATAA
- the minC gene encoding septum site-determining protein MinC, whose protein sequence is MSTEPQHTPYQKPALEFKSSTFSVPVLIPYTNDLTVIEHQLQQKINQAPEFFRNSPILIDLQDLNKQSISLNVAECIELLRRLALLPIGIRGGLHDHNEAALALNIPKLSAQQNISHQDTAQKLEKIIPEPEPETQEQPTTRIVTNPVRSGQRVYAHGDLIVLSQVSAGSEIMAEGNIHVYGTLRGRALAGIQGNTEARIFCSDLQAELISIAGNYKISEDLDESVRNKPVQIYLNDLALIIQDL, encoded by the coding sequence ATGTCGACTGAGCCTCAGCACACACCTTATCAAAAGCCTGCTTTGGAGTTTAAGAGCAGTACATTCTCAGTGCCTGTCCTAATTCCTTATACGAATGACCTGACTGTTATCGAGCATCAACTACAGCAAAAAATCAATCAAGCGCCCGAGTTTTTTAGAAACTCCCCGATACTCATCGACCTACAGGATCTGAATAAGCAATCGATTAGCTTGAATGTAGCCGAATGCATTGAATTATTAAGGCGATTAGCGCTTCTTCCGATAGGCATCCGCGGCGGCCTACATGACCATAATGAAGCCGCGTTGGCATTAAACATTCCAAAACTTTCAGCCCAGCAAAACATTAGCCATCAAGATACCGCTCAAAAACTCGAAAAAATAATACCGGAACCGGAACCTGAGACACAGGAACAGCCCACTACCCGGATTGTTACGAATCCGGTCCGCTCCGGCCAACGAGTCTACGCGCACGGCGACTTGATCGTGCTGTCCCAAGTGAGCGCGGGCTCCGAGATCATGGCCGAAGGTAATATTCACGTTTATGGAACCTTACGAGGAAGAGCATTGGCGGGCATTCAAGGCAATACCGAGGCCAGAATTTTTTGCTCTGATTTACAAGCCGAACTCATTTCCATTGCCGGTAATTATAAAATAAGCGAGGATTTGGATGAGTCGGTACGCAACAAACCGGTCCAAATCTATCTCAATGATTTGGCGTTAATCATTCAGGATTTATAA
- a CDS encoding inorganic phosphate transporter, with translation MDLNDLNQINKASSSARKDLIRLSLGLAFILLVVLYLINKEHVEGHLMLVIAAVFGSYMALNIGANDVANNVGPAVGSKALTMTGAIAIAAIFEASGTLIAGGDVVTTIKDGIINPQLIRDSDTFIWLMMAALLAAAIWLNIATSLNAPVSTTHSIVGGVLGAGIAAGGFEIANWPIMGKIAASWVISPVLGGLFSAVFLYVIKRKITYQPNMLIAAQKVVPILIALMTWAFSTYLIMKGLKQIIKVDFPIAVSISLIFAIVIFLIVKPRIVKASANLEPSKASVNNLFTYPLIFSAALLSFAHGANDVANAVGPLAAINDAIFQHGVSDKASIPLWIMILGAAGLAMGLALYGPKLIRTVGSEITELDKMRAFCIAMSAAITVIFASQMGLPISSTHTAVGAVFGVGFLREYLKHSNAKRMEEIRAHHEHNDPEKIAEFLNAFKKASIAKKGKMLKELKRQAKLHTDTSLLTKKERKSLKKVYRQELVKRSHLYKIAAAWLVTVPLSGILGGLLFFTIRGIMLP, from the coding sequence ATGGATCTTAACGACCTCAATCAGATCAACAAAGCCAGTTCGTCGGCTCGTAAAGACTTGATTCGTCTTAGCCTAGGTCTCGCATTTATACTTTTGGTGGTTCTCTATTTAATCAATAAGGAACATGTCGAAGGGCACTTAATGCTGGTTATCGCCGCTGTTTTCGGTAGTTACATGGCCTTGAACATCGGCGCTAACGATGTGGCCAATAATGTCGGCCCCGCGGTCGGATCGAAAGCGCTGACGATGACCGGCGCCATTGCCATTGCTGCAATTTTCGAGGCTTCCGGCACGCTAATAGCCGGCGGGGATGTGGTTACAACCATCAAGGACGGCATCATTAACCCACAACTGATTCGCGACTCCGATACTTTTATTTGGCTGATGATGGCGGCACTATTGGCCGCCGCGATTTGGTTGAATATAGCGACCTCGCTCAACGCTCCGGTTTCGACAACTCATTCCATCGTCGGGGGCGTCTTAGGCGCTGGAATCGCCGCCGGCGGATTTGAAATCGCTAATTGGCCGATCATGGGAAAAATCGCGGCCAGTTGGGTCATTTCTCCGGTTTTGGGCGGCCTGTTCTCGGCCGTTTTTTTATATGTGATCAAGCGAAAAATCACTTATCAACCGAATATGCTGATAGCGGCGCAAAAGGTTGTCCCGATATTGATCGCTTTGATGACCTGGGCTTTTTCAACCTATTTGATTATGAAGGGCCTAAAACAAATCATTAAAGTCGATTTCCCGATCGCCGTCTCAATCAGTCTCATTTTCGCCATTGTCATTTTTCTTATCGTTAAACCTCGCATTGTTAAGGCCTCCGCAAACCTAGAGCCTAGCAAAGCCAGCGTGAATAACTTATTCACTTATCCCTTGATATTTTCCGCCGCACTATTGAGTTTCGCGCACGGCGCGAATGATGTCGCCAACGCTGTCGGCCCTCTCGCGGCCATCAACGATGCGATATTTCAGCACGGCGTCAGCGATAAAGCTTCTATTCCGCTTTGGATTATGATACTTGGCGCCGCCGGCTTAGCAATGGGGCTTGCCTTATACGGCCCTAAATTAATTAGAACCGTAGGCAGCGAAATTACCGAGCTCGATAAAATGCGCGCCTTTTGCATAGCGATGTCGGCTGCCATTACCGTGATATTCGCTAGTCAAATGGGGCTTCCCATCAGTTCCACCCATACTGCGGTCGGCGCTGTATTCGGCGTCGGTTTTTTACGGGAATATTTAAAGCATAGCAATGCCAAAAGAATGGAAGAAATCCGTGCTCACCACGAGCATAACGATCCTGAAAAAATCGCCGAATTTTTGAATGCCTTTAAAAAAGCATCCATCGCAAAAAAAGGAAAAATGCTCAAGGAGCTTAAACGACAAGCCAAACTCCACACCGACACCAGCTTACTCACTAAAAAAGAACGTAAATCGCTGAAAAAAGTCTATCGTCAAGAGCTTGTCAAGCGCTCCCATCTCTATAAAATCGCCGCCGCATGGTTGGTTACCGTTCCTCTATCGGGAATACTCGGTGGTTTATTGTTTTTTACGATCAGAGGCATCATGCTTCCTTAG
- the thiC gene encoding phosphomethylpyrimidine synthase ThiC translates to MPSTTVSSVKIDPYPASEKVYVQGSRPDIKVPMRKITLSDTPAHFGAEKNTPLYVYDTSGVYTDPNVSVDLRKGLPVVRSAWIEERGDTELLSGPTSKFGHERLHDPETAHLRFELIRQPRRAKAGANVSQMHYARKGIITPEMEYIAIRENQKMEEMRDLWKDQHPGQSFGASIPDVITPEFVRDEVARGRAIIPANINHPELEPMIIGRNFLVKINGNLGNSAVTSSIEEEVEKMLWGIRWGGDTIMDLSTGKNIHETREWILRNSPVPIGTVPIYQALEKVDGKAEELTWEIYRDTLIEQAEQGVDYFTIHAGVRLQHVPMTAKRMTGIVSRGGSIMAKWCLAHHTESFLYTNFEEICEIMKAYDVSFSLGDGLRPGSIYDANDEAQFAELETLGELTKIAWKHDVQTMIEGPGHVPLHMVKINMEKQLEDCHEAPFYTLGPLTTDIAPGYDHITSAIGAANIGWYGCAMLCYVTQKEHLGLPNKQDVREGIVTYKIAAHAADLAKGHPGAQARDNAMSKARFEFRWEDQFNIGLDPERAREFHDETLPKQSAKIAHFCSMCGPHFCSMKISQDVRDYAAQKGVKEEEALLMGMEEKSKEFLEEGAAIYHEV, encoded by the coding sequence ATTCCTTCGACTACTGTCAGTAGTGTCAAAATCGATCCTTATCCCGCATCGGAAAAAGTCTATGTACAAGGCAGTCGGCCTGATATCAAAGTGCCGATGCGCAAGATAACGCTATCCGATACTCCCGCGCATTTCGGTGCTGAAAAAAATACCCCTCTTTACGTTTACGATACCTCGGGTGTTTATACCGACCCTAACGTCTCGGTCGATTTAAGAAAAGGCCTGCCGGTGGTGCGTTCCGCTTGGATTGAAGAGCGTGGCGATACCGAGTTGTTGTCCGGCCCGACATCAAAATTCGGCCATGAAAGATTGCATGATCCCGAAACCGCGCATTTGCGTTTCGAGCTCATTCGCCAGCCAAGACGCGCCAAGGCCGGCGCGAATGTTTCGCAAATGCATTATGCGAGAAAAGGCATCATAACGCCGGAGATGGAGTACATCGCGATCCGCGAAAACCAAAAAATGGAAGAAATGCGCGATCTATGGAAAGATCAGCATCCAGGTCAATCTTTCGGCGCATCGATTCCCGATGTGATTACGCCTGAATTCGTACGCGACGAAGTGGCGCGCGGGCGGGCGATCATACCTGCCAATATCAACCACCCCGAATTGGAGCCGATGATTATCGGACGCAACTTCTTGGTTAAGATCAACGGCAACCTCGGTAATTCGGCGGTGACTTCGTCCATAGAAGAAGAGGTCGAAAAAATGCTTTGGGGCATTCGCTGGGGCGGCGACACGATCATGGACTTATCGACCGGTAAAAACATCCATGAGACCCGCGAATGGATATTGCGTAACTCGCCTGTGCCGATCGGTACCGTGCCGATTTACCAGGCGTTGGAAAAAGTCGACGGCAAGGCCGAGGAGTTGACTTGGGAAATATACCGCGACACGTTGATCGAGCAAGCCGAGCAGGGCGTCGATTATTTCACGATACATGCCGGCGTGCGTTTGCAGCATGTGCCGATGACCGCCAAGCGTATGACCGGGATTGTGTCTCGCGGCGGCTCGATCATGGCCAAATGGTGCTTGGCGCATCATACCGAAAGCTTCCTCTATACCAATTTCGAGGAAATCTGCGAAATCATGAAAGCCTACGATGTTTCCTTTTCATTAGGCGACGGTTTACGCCCCGGGTCGATTTACGACGCCAACGACGAAGCGCAGTTCGCCGAATTGGAAACCTTGGGCGAATTGACCAAGATCGCATGGAAGCATGACGTGCAGACGATGATCGAAGGGCCGGGCCATGTGCCGTTGCACATGGTCAAGATCAACATGGAAAAACAGCTTGAAGACTGTCATGAAGCGCCATTCTATACTTTAGGTCCGCTAACGACCGATATCGCGCCCGGCTACGACCATATAACCTCGGCGATCGGTGCCGCGAACATCGGTTGGTACGGTTGCGCGATGCTATGTTACGTTACGCAAAAAGAACATTTGGGTTTGCCTAACAAACAGGATGTCCGCGAAGGCATCGTGACTTACAAAATTGCCGCGCACGCCGCCGATTTAGCTAAGGGCCATCCGGGCGCTCAAGCGCGCGACAATGCAATGTCGAAAGCCCGCTTCGAATTCCGCTGGGAAGACCAATTCAACATCGGCCTCGATCCCGAGCGCGCACGCGAGTTTCATGACGAAACGCTGCCGAAACAATCGGCCAAGATTGCCCATTTCTGTTCGATGTGCGGACCGCATTTTTGTTCGATGAAAATCAGCCAGGATGTGCGCGACTACGCGGCTCAAAAAGGGGTGAAAGAAGAAGAAGCCCTGTTGATGGGAATGGAAGAAAAATCCAAGGAATTTCTTGAAGAAGGCGCGGCTATCTATCACGAAGTTTAA
- a CDS encoding pilin — protein MQNFKTQTQQGFTLIELMIVVAIIGILAAVALPAYQDYTVRAKMSEVILAGSTCRTAITEVVQTSSVLPAAADTWGCEGTNTSKYVASVSTAATTGLVTITTRGFGDADIDDKTVRMKPCANNNATTFATCDDVSANSVVQTWVCGPGSADPVPAKYLPGSCRSL, from the coding sequence ATGCAAAACTTTAAAACACAAACACAACAAGGTTTTACCTTGATCGAACTGATGATCGTGGTCGCGATCATCGGTATCTTGGCGGCGGTCGCGCTGCCGGCTTATCAGGATTACACGGTTCGGGCTAAGATGTCTGAAGTTATTTTAGCTGGTTCTACCTGCCGCACTGCAATAACTGAAGTTGTGCAAACTTCTTCTGTTCTTCCGGCAGCCGCTGATACTTGGGGGTGTGAAGGAACGAATACTTCTAAATACGTTGCTTCCGTCAGTACTGCCGCGACTACAGGCCTGGTCACAATTACGACAAGGGGATTCGGTGATGCTGATATTGATGATAAGACGGTGCGTATGAAACCATGTGCCAATAATAATGCAACGACATTTGCTACCTGCGATGATGTAAGTGCGAATAGTGTAGTTCAAACTTGGGTGTGTGGCCCAGGTTCCGCAGACCCGGTTCCGGCGAAATACCTCCCAGGTTCATGTAGATCGCTGTAA